From one Mycobacterium colombiense CECT 3035 genomic stretch:
- a CDS encoding MlaD family protein gives MKVRGPLIGLSMFMALAIAVTWMVYATLRRDVAGPTTGYAAMFTDVYGLRVGDDVRMAGVRVGRVENVELTGKLAKVSFIVENEQRLYGNTVASVTYQNIIGQRYLGLSLGEIGNRGPLPAGSVIPVQQTDPSFDVGKLLNGFEPLFTLLNAKDADDLTKGVLQSLQGDQASIPLLVEQTSTITRTLSARDQSLGDLISSLTKVTDTVARQNDDLDHALDQTRAAVANFDGRRASLQDSVGSIAQVTRRLSAIADDVDPSLNELITREPGFSKHMAGIEPQLAFTGDNLPLLLKGFARIVSEGSYGNAYACDLNAAGFFPGLNDITTFIVNAATPGNAYPITTKNLGWHTPRCRNMANG, from the coding sequence ATGAAGGTCCGGGGTCCGCTGATCGGTCTGTCGATGTTCATGGCACTCGCCATCGCCGTGACCTGGATGGTGTACGCCACCCTGCGGCGCGACGTGGCCGGACCGACCACCGGCTACGCGGCGATGTTCACCGACGTGTACGGGTTACGCGTCGGCGATGACGTCCGGATGGCCGGCGTGCGGGTCGGCCGCGTCGAAAACGTGGAACTCACCGGCAAATTGGCAAAGGTCTCGTTCATCGTCGAAAACGAGCAGCGCCTGTACGGCAACACCGTCGCGTCGGTGACCTACCAGAACATCATCGGGCAGCGCTACCTGGGCTTGTCGTTGGGAGAAATCGGAAACCGCGGACCGCTGCCCGCCGGAAGCGTGATACCGGTGCAGCAGACCGACCCGTCCTTCGATGTCGGTAAGTTGCTCAACGGTTTCGAGCCGCTGTTCACCTTGCTCAACGCCAAGGACGCCGACGACCTGACCAAGGGCGTGCTGCAGTCGCTGCAGGGTGATCAGGCGTCCATCCCGCTGCTGGTGGAGCAGACGTCGACGATCACCCGCACGTTGTCCGCCCGCGATCAATCGCTGGGCGACCTCATCAGCAGCCTCACCAAGGTCACCGACACCGTCGCCCGCCAGAACGACGACCTCGATCACGCACTGGACCAAACACGTGCTGCGGTCGCCAATTTCGACGGCAGGCGTGCGTCGCTGCAGGACTCGGTGGGCTCGATCGCTCAGGTGACCCGTCGGCTCTCGGCGATCGCCGACGACGTGGATCCGTCGCTGAACGAACTGATCACCCGCGAGCCCGGGTTCAGCAAGCACATGGCCGGCATCGAACCCCAGCTGGCCTTCACCGGTGACAATCTGCCGTTGCTGCTCAAGGGCTTTGCGCGAATCGTCAGCGAGGGCTCCTACGGCAATGCCTACGCGTGCGACCTGAACGCGGCCGGCTTCTTCCCCGGTCTCAACGACATCACCACCTTCATCGTCAACGCCGCCACGCCGGGCAACGCGTATCCGATCACCACAAAGAACCTGGGGTGGCACACCCCGCGATGCAGGAACATGGCCAATGGCTGA
- a CDS encoding MlaD family protein, with product MANSLDFDGRGPSDHQLLAMGAAVLLIASLVTGSLLLKSTGRLNDYIRVVAELTNVGDGLPARSDVKYHGLLVGAVDNVIPAAYGKPNYVHINLKPEYAKDIPGAVTARVVPSNVFAVSSVQLVDGRPSSSIRSGARIPEDSQLSTVIFQTTISKLRDILAATGRGREDHSVGILAAVAAATNNRRPALLAAGAQMTRVLDELNGIVTTDPGPSTVSALLDATRGLQSTAPDLVDVLHDAVKPMQTLVEKREQFRSLVTGSHHTFGVSRQAFDNHTDQLIEMTQHLTPALGVFALHSDKFVPIFTRLNRLSDKFFQEVWDPELDTGNMRVNLALTPTYTYTRADCPRYGQLLGPSCYTAPTIAVRPDLPEVLLPQNYHPPADLAPPPGTRIGPDNNLVPVGPPLYNPNPNLQDPNPPLPWWPWPTGPAPRVPGTADPDDAPPPEGPPPAPNPGRPGAVAPSGYGGNVGPVGSQRERDQLGWITGQGRPASVATQLLLGPVARGTAVSLTPRQQPAGGPK from the coding sequence ATGGCGAATTCATTGGATTTCGACGGGCGGGGCCCTTCCGACCATCAGCTGCTCGCCATGGGTGCCGCGGTGCTGCTGATAGCGAGCCTGGTCACGGGCAGCCTTCTGCTGAAATCCACCGGCCGGCTCAACGACTACATCCGCGTGGTCGCCGAGTTGACCAACGTCGGCGACGGATTGCCGGCCCGCTCCGATGTGAAATATCACGGGCTGCTCGTCGGCGCCGTCGACAACGTGATCCCGGCGGCCTACGGCAAACCCAACTATGTGCATATCAACCTCAAACCCGAATACGCCAAGGACATTCCGGGTGCGGTGACCGCACGTGTGGTGCCCAGTAACGTGTTCGCGGTCTCGTCGGTGCAACTCGTCGACGGCCGCCCGAGTTCGAGCATCCGCAGCGGCGCGCGCATCCCGGAAGACTCGCAGCTTTCCACGGTGATCTTCCAGACCACGATCAGCAAGCTGCGTGACATCCTTGCCGCGACCGGCCGCGGCCGCGAAGACCACAGCGTGGGAATACTGGCCGCCGTCGCGGCCGCCACAAATAACCGGCGCCCCGCGCTGCTCGCCGCCGGCGCGCAGATGACCCGGGTGCTCGATGAGCTCAACGGGATCGTCACGACCGACCCCGGACCCTCTACAGTTTCAGCGCTGCTGGATGCCACCCGCGGCCTGCAGTCCACGGCGCCCGACCTTGTCGACGTCCTGCATGACGCGGTCAAACCGATGCAGACCCTGGTCGAAAAGCGTGAGCAGTTCCGGTCTCTGGTCACCGGTTCGCACCACACCTTCGGGGTGAGCCGGCAAGCGTTCGACAACCACACCGATCAGCTGATCGAGATGACGCAGCACCTCACGCCGGCCCTGGGTGTGTTCGCGCTGCACAGCGATAAGTTCGTGCCGATCTTCACCAGACTGAACCGGTTGTCCGACAAGTTCTTCCAGGAGGTATGGGATCCCGAACTCGACACGGGAAACATGCGGGTCAATCTGGCGCTGACCCCGACCTACACCTATACGCGCGCCGACTGCCCCCGTTACGGTCAGTTACTCGGGCCGAGTTGCTATACCGCCCCGACCATTGCGGTGCGCCCCGACCTGCCCGAAGTTCTGCTGCCGCAGAACTACCATCCGCCCGCGGATCTGGCGCCGCCGCCGGGAACCCGGATCGGGCCCGACAACAACCTCGTCCCCGTCGGGCCGCCGCTCTACAACCCCAACCCGAACCTGCAGGACCCCAATCCGCCGCTGCCGTGGTGGCCGTGGCCGACCGGCCCGGCTCCCCGAGTTCCGGGAACCGCCGATCCCGACGACGCGCCGCCCCCTGAGGGTCCGCCGCCGGCACCGAACCCGGGACGGCCCGGTGCGGTCGCACCATCGGGGTACGGCGGAAACGTCGGTCCGGTTGGCAGCCAACGCGAGCGCGACCAGCTGGGTTGGATCACCGGCCAGGGACGGCCGGCGTCGGTGGCGACGCAGTTGCTGCTCGGCCCGGTGGCGCGCGGCACGGCGGTCTCGCTGACACCCCGGCAGCAGCCGGCGGGTGGGCCGAAATGA
- a CDS encoding MlaE family ABC transporter permease codes for MTASTYVPTLARPILGAYRAAAAPTMRLGHMLLFFARAVLAVPSVLRQYRTEFLRLLSNIAWGNGSIVVGGGTAGVAVVLGFTAGALVAVEGYNFLNLLGLGPATGIISSLVNTRELAPIMASLAFAMQAGCRFTAQLGAMRIAEEIDALESLAIRPIPFLVTTRLMASVIAVIPLYIACLAVTYLTCQVVAEVISGGSVGPYLHYFTMMLSAKDIAYSVIKCVVFVWLSSTVQCYYGFYASGGPEGVGVAAGHAMRASITVVIMVNMLLTMALWSIDAGARFGG; via the coding sequence ATGACGGCGTCCACGTACGTCCCCACGCTCGCCCGGCCGATCCTCGGCGCCTATCGGGCGGCGGCCGCCCCGACCATGCGGTTGGGCCACATGCTGCTGTTCTTCGCCCGGGCCGTGCTCGCCGTCCCGTCCGTGCTGCGCCAATACCGCACGGAATTCCTGCGATTGCTGTCGAACATCGCGTGGGGCAACGGCTCGATCGTCGTCGGTGGTGGCACGGCAGGCGTCGCGGTGGTACTCGGATTCACCGCAGGCGCACTGGTCGCCGTGGAGGGTTACAACTTCCTCAATCTCCTCGGCCTGGGTCCCGCCACCGGCATCATCTCCTCACTGGTCAACACCCGTGAGCTGGCGCCGATCATGGCATCGCTGGCTTTCGCGATGCAGGCCGGCTGCCGGTTCACCGCGCAGCTGGGTGCCATGCGTATCGCCGAAGAGATCGATGCCCTGGAATCGCTGGCCATCCGCCCCATTCCGTTCCTGGTCACGACGCGGCTCATGGCCTCCGTGATCGCGGTGATACCGCTCTACATCGCCTGCCTGGCGGTGACCTATCTGACGTGTCAGGTCGTCGCCGAGGTGATCAGCGGTGGATCCGTCGGCCCGTACCTGCATTACTTCACCATGATGCTGAGCGCCAAAGACATCGCCTACTCGGTGATCAAGTGCGTTGTCTTCGTGTGGCTTTCGTCGACCGTGCAGTGCTACTACGGCTTCTATGCCTCCGGCGGCCCGGAGGGCGTCGGGGTAGCCGCCGGGCATGCCATGCGGGCGAGCATCACCGTGGTGATCATGGTCAACATGCTGCTCACGATGGCGCTGTGGAGCATCGACGCCGGCGCGAGATTCGGTGGTTGA
- a CDS encoding MlaE family ABC transporter permease, with protein sequence MTAQDDRALNDDRAPDNVATIQEWSAGYVVRHPLASLNTLGEQYILAIRTIEYCMVDLFTGRFQWAEFIRQGAFMAATAVLPTVLVALPIGVTLSIQFALLANQVGATSLAGAASGLAVIRQAASLVAAVLMASAVGSAITADLGSRTMREETDAMEVMGVSVIRRLVVPRFAAAVMVGVALTGITCFVGFLASYLFNVYFQRGAPGSFVATFSSFATTEDMVVALLKAVIYGAIVAVIACQKGLFTKGGPAGVANSVNAAVVESILVLMIVNVGISELYNALYPRTGL encoded by the coding sequence ATGACCGCGCAGGACGACCGCGCGCTCAACGACGACCGGGCGCCCGACAATGTGGCCACTATCCAAGAGTGGTCCGCCGGATACGTCGTGCGGCACCCCCTGGCGTCCCTCAACACCCTCGGCGAGCAGTACATCCTCGCGATACGCACCATCGAGTACTGCATGGTCGACCTGTTCACCGGGCGGTTCCAGTGGGCGGAGTTCATCCGCCAGGGAGCGTTCATGGCCGCCACGGCGGTGCTGCCGACGGTGTTGGTGGCGCTGCCGATCGGGGTGACGCTGTCGATTCAGTTCGCCCTGCTGGCCAACCAGGTCGGCGCTACGTCGCTCGCCGGGGCGGCCAGTGGACTCGCGGTGATCCGGCAGGCCGCCTCGCTGGTGGCCGCGGTTCTCATGGCATCCGCCGTCGGCTCGGCCATCACCGCCGATCTCGGCTCCCGCACCATGCGCGAGGAGACCGACGCCATGGAGGTCATGGGAGTCTCGGTGATTCGCCGTTTGGTGGTGCCCCGCTTCGCCGCGGCCGTCATGGTTGGTGTCGCCCTGACCGGAATCACCTGCTTCGTAGGGTTTTTGGCCAGCTACCTCTTCAATGTCTATTTCCAGCGCGGCGCCCCGGGAAGCTTCGTGGCGACGTTCTCGTCGTTCGCCACCACGGAGGACATGGTCGTCGCGCTGCTCAAAGCCGTGATCTACGGCGCGATCGTGGCGGTAATCGCCTGCCAGAAAGGGCTATTCACCAAGGGCGGCCCGGCGGGAGTCGCGAACTCGGTGAACGCCGCAGTGGTGGAGTCGATCCTGGTGTTGATGATCGTCAACGTCGGAATCAGCGAGCTGTACAACGCGCTGTACCCCAGGACGGGGCTGTGA
- a CDS encoding dipeptidase, giving the protein MTAVLWDQHTCLPLKADAEVDPLLRYQRRAGTLLSVNAGYSPHAFDDAVALLRHYRAAIDGRPDLELVATIDDVDAAARAGRIAVVFDLEDSRPLDDDLANVRRLADLGVRTLLPTYNNANRAGSGCLDHTDGGLTAWGRAVVAELNAAGVVPDGSHCSARTGLDMCEVSTGPVIYSHSCMRALWDHPRNITDDQARACAETGGVVGITGVGIFLGPNTPTLEAMTRHLEYAVDLIGVEHVGVSTDFSFDAADFIDELERNPHLFDDSYTRWGPIRWMPPETFLALGEHLRSRGWSARDINAVLGGNFHRVARRAWRR; this is encoded by the coding sequence ATGACCGCGGTGCTCTGGGACCAGCACACGTGTCTGCCACTCAAGGCCGACGCCGAGGTCGACCCGTTGCTTCGTTACCAACGCCGCGCCGGGACTTTGCTTTCCGTCAACGCGGGATACTCACCCCACGCCTTCGACGACGCCGTGGCGCTGCTGCGCCACTACCGGGCGGCGATCGATGGCCGTCCCGATCTCGAACTGGTCGCCACTATCGACGATGTGGACGCGGCGGCGCGAGCGGGCCGCATAGCGGTGGTGTTCGACCTGGAGGATTCACGGCCGTTGGACGACGACCTCGCGAATGTGCGAAGGCTGGCCGACCTCGGTGTGCGCACCCTGTTGCCGACCTATAACAACGCGAACCGCGCCGGCAGCGGTTGCCTCGACCACACCGATGGCGGCCTGACCGCATGGGGCCGCGCGGTCGTTGCCGAGCTGAACGCCGCCGGCGTCGTCCCGGACGGCTCCCATTGCAGCGCCCGCACCGGTCTGGATATGTGCGAGGTATCGACCGGCCCAGTCATTTACAGTCATTCGTGCATGCGTGCGCTCTGGGATCACCCGCGCAACATCACCGATGACCAGGCGCGGGCCTGCGCGGAAACCGGTGGTGTCGTCGGCATCACCGGAGTCGGTATCTTCCTGGGACCCAACACGCCCACGCTGGAGGCGATGACGCGTCATCTGGAATACGCGGTGGACCTCATCGGCGTTGAGCACGTCGGCGTCAGCACCGACTTCTCGTTCGATGCCGCCGACTTCATCGACGAGCTGGAGCGCAATCCACACCTGTTCGACGACAGCTACACCCGCTGGGGCCCCATCCGGTGGATGCCCCCGGAGACCTTCCTGGCACTCGGCGAGCACCTCCGCAGCAGGGGGTGGAGCGCCCGCGACATCAACGCGGTGCTGGGCGGGAACTTCCATCGGGTGGCCCGGAGGGCCTGGCGCCGCTGA
- a CDS encoding arsinothricin resistance N-acetyltransferase ArsN1 family B, which translates to MATPRDADAVAEIYVPYVRDTAISFEAAPPDAEEMRSRITTTLARMPWLVVTDDERVKGFAYASPHRERDAYRWSADVSLYLDESIHRQGHGRRLYTALFNVLVAQGYINAYAGIALPNPASVGLHEALGFTPVGVFSGVGFKHDTWWDVGWWHRRLADPTPDPPEPVPWSRLPDQALATALAAYTDSGR; encoded by the coding sequence ATGGCGACACCGCGGGATGCCGATGCGGTGGCGGAAATCTACGTACCGTATGTGCGCGATACGGCGATCTCCTTCGAGGCGGCGCCGCCCGATGCCGAGGAGATGCGGTCCAGGATCACCACAACGCTCGCGCGGATGCCGTGGCTGGTGGTCACCGATGACGAGCGCGTCAAGGGATTCGCCTACGCGAGCCCGCACCGGGAGCGCGACGCTTACCGCTGGTCTGCCGATGTGTCGCTGTACCTGGACGAATCGATCCACCGCCAAGGCCACGGCCGCCGGCTCTACACCGCGTTGTTCAATGTGCTTGTCGCGCAGGGCTACATCAACGCCTATGCGGGTATCGCGCTGCCCAATCCCGCCAGCGTGGGGCTGCACGAGGCGTTGGGTTTCACACCGGTCGGCGTCTTTTCCGGCGTGGGGTTCAAGCACGACACCTGGTGGGATGTCGGCTGGTGGCATCGGCGGCTGGCCGACCCGACCCCGGACCCGCCCGAGCCGGTGCCCTGGTCGCGGCTGCCCGATCAGGCCCTCGCCACCGCGCTCGCGGCATACACCGATAGCGGACGATGA
- a CDS encoding SgcJ/EcaC family oxidoreductase codes for MTNGDQRADEEAIRALVDQQVKGWAAGDPAAYASVFTADADYITFLGTHHTGRDAITAAYVPLFRRLLKGTRLLIDITEVRFLTTDVALVHANASVSKGARRRHGRGTRVNTSVAVRTDGRWQLAASQNTTHRRVSEAVIAKLFS; via the coding sequence ATGACAAACGGCGACCAGCGAGCCGACGAAGAAGCCATTCGTGCGCTCGTCGATCAGCAGGTAAAGGGTTGGGCCGCAGGCGATCCGGCTGCCTACGCCAGCGTCTTCACCGCCGACGCCGACTACATCACCTTTCTGGGCACCCATCACACGGGCCGCGACGCCATCACGGCCGCGTATGTTCCACTGTTCCGGCGGCTCCTCAAGGGAACACGGCTGCTGATCGACATCACCGAGGTCCGATTTCTCACCACCGATGTCGCGCTGGTCCACGCGAATGCGTCGGTGAGCAAAGGGGCGCGACGGCGTCATGGGCGCGGCACCCGCGTGAACACCAGCGTCGCCGTTCGCACAGACGGCCGCTGGCAGCTCGCCGCCTCGCAGAACACCACCCACCGGCGGGTCTCTGAAGCGGTTATCGCTAAATTATTTTCCTGA
- a CDS encoding esterase has translation MAAAFSCPAAARADAQLCSAASVDANQMCHFDASAPLSDISMVFPANYPDEQAMIGYLTKVDDDFRNARGPLNTLKSPTALKVTGTRYSSGPQPTGTQSVVTEVYQNLGAAHPLVWYKSFNYNLANQQPITFDSLFRPGTQPLQVILPIVQKALADRYRAAVSIPPATGLQPANYQSFAITNDAIVFFFDQNALQPAMEATQVSVPRGTVASMISPDIA, from the coding sequence ATGGCGGCCGCATTCAGCTGCCCTGCGGCGGCACGTGCGGACGCGCAATTGTGCAGTGCGGCCAGCGTCGACGCGAATCAAATGTGCCACTTCGATGCCTCGGCGCCATTGTCGGACATCAGCATGGTGTTTCCGGCGAACTATCCCGATGAGCAGGCGATGATCGGGTATCTGACCAAGGTCGACGACGATTTCCGCAACGCCCGTGGACCGCTGAATACGTTGAAATCGCCGACGGCGCTGAAGGTCACCGGCACGCGATACAGCTCCGGCCCGCAACCGACGGGCACCCAGTCCGTGGTCACCGAGGTCTATCAGAACCTCGGGGCCGCGCACCCGTTGGTCTGGTACAAGTCCTTCAACTACAACCTGGCCAATCAGCAGCCGATCACCTTCGATTCCTTGTTCCGCCCGGGAACCCAACCGCTGCAGGTCATCCTGCCGATCGTGCAGAAGGCACTGGCCGACCGCTATCGGGCGGCAGTGTCGATTCCACCAGCCACCGGACTCCAGCCGGCGAACTACCAGAGCTTCGCGATCACCAATGACGCGATCGTGTTCTTCTTCGATCAAAACGCGCTGCAGCCGGCTATGGAGGCCACCCAGGTATCGGTTCCGCGCGGCACGGTCGCTTCGATGATCAGCCCCGACATCGCGTAG
- a CDS encoding DMT family transporter produces MPATTAAAVTFFYALGYPIGTLAVTAMTPMAALVLRFGLAAMILAIWSLLARASWPRGAQFGHVLVTGLLIQGVQFCCLYEAVELGAPAVLCAVVIAMNPVATAILAATFLREPLGPLRVIALVFGVAAVLAASSHRLLSTRGEDPVIVLLVVGLLGLSAGGVYQQRFCTGVDFRAMSALQNAVGLIPALALAAVTPFTVHDGIKAAIAVSGMVLLNATLAVSLYVRAINTHGATAVAMLFAVIPAVAGVLSWIILGQRPDEGIAIGLVLGGLACWINTRASGRRRAAGRARPSPHCRRSSCRTRRDEVPPISGREVLPIGLSTIRSSAAANL; encoded by the coding sequence ATGCCTGCGACCACCGCCGCGGCGGTCACGTTCTTTTACGCGCTCGGGTATCCGATCGGCACGCTGGCGGTAACGGCGATGACGCCGATGGCGGCGCTGGTGCTGCGGTTCGGTTTGGCCGCAATGATTTTGGCGATCTGGTCGCTGCTGGCCAGGGCCTCCTGGCCGCGGGGCGCGCAATTCGGTCACGTCCTGGTAACCGGCCTGCTGATCCAGGGCGTGCAGTTCTGCTGCCTGTACGAGGCCGTTGAGCTCGGAGCGCCGGCGGTGCTGTGCGCCGTGGTGATCGCGATGAACCCGGTGGCGACCGCGATCCTGGCCGCGACGTTTCTTCGGGAACCGCTCGGACCGCTTCGCGTGATCGCGCTGGTGTTCGGCGTCGCCGCCGTGCTGGCCGCCTCCTCGCACCGGCTGCTGAGCACCCGTGGCGAAGACCCGGTCATCGTGTTGCTTGTCGTTGGGCTGCTAGGGCTTTCGGCGGGCGGCGTCTATCAACAGCGGTTCTGCACGGGAGTCGACTTCCGGGCGATGAGTGCGCTGCAGAACGCCGTTGGGTTGATACCTGCGCTGGCACTCGCAGCGGTCACGCCGTTCACGGTGCACGACGGCATCAAAGCGGCGATCGCGGTCAGCGGCATGGTGCTGCTGAATGCCACGCTGGCGGTGAGCCTCTACGTGCGGGCCATCAACACCCACGGCGCGACGGCGGTCGCGATGCTGTTCGCCGTCATTCCCGCGGTGGCAGGAGTGCTGTCGTGGATCATCCTGGGTCAACGTCCCGACGAGGGCATTGCGATCGGGCTGGTGCTGGGCGGACTCGCATGCTGGATCAACACCCGGGCGTCCGGGCGGCGCCGGGCCGCGGGCCGAGCGCGCCCGTCGCCGCACTGCCGCAGGTCGAGCTGCAGGACGCGCCGCGATGAGGTGCCACCCATCTCCGGCCGGGAGGTCCTGCCAATAGGCTTGTCCACCATCCGCTCATCCGCCGCAGCCAATCTGTGA
- a CDS encoding LysR family transcriptional regulator — MAQVLDIAPLRSLVAVADCGGFHRAAAALHLSQSAVSQHLRRIEAVVGEPIVQRSGRGVVFTEVGQKALRHARTILAAHDTALNDLGATEHKVLTIGATEHGADVMLAGLSRELRERLPDLRVRFRLDRNVSLADSIDRGLVDLAIMLDGAGLDRANASGLVRLQWVSARTLTASPREPLPLVIFAEPCTLREPAFAILESHHIEYEIAAECGDLSGLYAAVRSGLGVALLPMIGKFPDGLSPAEGLPCANSASILVRGRTGIDPDLLGTVDSAVRDLLAAAT; from the coding sequence ATGGCCCAGGTGCTCGACATCGCGCCGCTGCGCAGCCTCGTCGCCGTCGCGGACTGCGGTGGGTTCCACCGCGCCGCCGCCGCTCTACACCTGAGCCAATCCGCAGTGAGCCAGCATCTGCGCCGGATCGAAGCCGTGGTCGGCGAACCGATAGTGCAACGCTCGGGGCGCGGGGTCGTCTTCACCGAGGTCGGCCAGAAGGCACTGCGCCACGCCCGCACGATATTGGCCGCGCACGACACCGCGCTCAACGACCTGGGCGCGACCGAGCACAAGGTCCTGACCATCGGCGCCACCGAACACGGCGCCGATGTGATGCTGGCCGGCCTGTCCCGGGAGTTGCGTGAGCGACTCCCCGACCTGCGGGTGCGCTTCCGGCTCGACCGCAACGTGTCGCTGGCCGACTCGATCGATCGCGGTTTGGTCGATCTGGCCATCATGCTCGATGGAGCGGGTCTGGATCGCGCTAACGCGTCGGGATTGGTCCGGTTGCAATGGGTTTCGGCGCGCACGTTGACGGCCTCGCCGCGAGAACCGCTGCCGCTGGTCATCTTCGCCGAGCCGTGCACGTTGCGCGAGCCGGCCTTCGCGATTCTGGAGAGCCACCACATCGAGTACGAGATCGCCGCCGAATGCGGCGACCTGTCCGGCCTCTACGCGGCCGTGCGGTCGGGGCTCGGCGTGGCCCTGCTGCCGATGATCGGCAAGTTCCCTGACGGGCTCAGCCCGGCCGAGGGATTGCCGTGCGCCAACAGCGCCTCGATACTGGTGCGCGGTCGGACCGGCATCGACCCCGACCTGCTGGGCACCGTCGACAGTGCGGTGCGCGACTTACTGGCCGCCGCAACCTGA
- a CDS encoding UBP-type zinc finger domain-containing protein gives MSAPVDPSVPPSGMGCVECDEIGGWWVHLRRCAACGHIGCCDDSLSRHATKHWKQTGHPIIRSFEPGEDWFWNYEDNDYYDGPELTPPECRPEDQSVPGPRGRVPHNWFELLRNRDG, from the coding sequence ATGTCTGCTCCTGTCGACCCTTCGGTACCGCCCAGCGGCATGGGTTGCGTCGAGTGCGATGAGATCGGTGGTTGGTGGGTGCACCTGCGGCGCTGCGCCGCTTGCGGGCACATCGGCTGCTGCGACGACTCGCTGTCTCGTCACGCGACCAAGCATTGGAAGCAGACCGGGCATCCGATCATCCGGTCGTTCGAACCCGGCGAGGACTGGTTCTGGAACTACGAAGACAACGACTACTACGACGGCCCGGAGTTGACACCGCCCGAGTGCCGGCCCGAGGACCAATCGGTCCCCGGTCCACGCGGACGGGTGCCACATAACTGGTTCGAGCTGCTCCGCAATCGAGACGGCTGA
- a CDS encoding nitroreductase/quinone reductase family protein — protein sequence MRAAPVFNAPIAALANSRRLGRLINRNITMLTYAGRRSGRTYSIPVAYRRSGGDIVISVNMPDAKTWWRNFLDGGGPLTLRLDEVERAGHAVATRDEKGAVTVTVRLADANS from the coding sequence ATGCGAGCCGCGCCTGTTTTCAATGCGCCGATAGCGGCGCTGGCCAACTCGCGCCGCCTCGGCCGGCTGATCAATCGCAACATCACGATGCTGACCTACGCGGGTCGGCGCTCCGGACGTACATACAGCATCCCGGTGGCCTACCGCCGTTCGGGCGGCGACATCGTCATCAGCGTCAACATGCCCGACGCGAAGACGTGGTGGCGAAACTTCCTGGACGGCGGCGGGCCTCTGACGCTGCGGCTTGACGAGGTCGAGCGCGCCGGACACGCCGTCGCCACGCGCGACGAAAAGGGAGCGGTCACCGTCACGGTGCGGCTGGCCGACGCGAATTCGTGA
- a CDS encoding alpha/beta fold hydrolase yields the protein MPTTPSWFTTALDQKPDHCDVDVDGCRIHLRVWGDADQPPVVLVHGGGAHSGWWDHVAPFFSGTHRVIAPDLSGHGDSQARGSYDLRTWATEVMAAAAAAGPGGRPTIVGHSMGGWVVSTAAMHYSQQINSMLVIDSPLWERAPEEGRLRRRNHKLYRTKDEILARFTAVPSQELILPYVRQHIAADSVRKTSEGWIWKFDPAIFGGELVEPTPSDEESLETMMTAIRCRVGYLRCEAGLVPPEMAERIRSMLQLRGPFVELALAGHHPMLDQPLALVATLRTLLEFWSIT from the coding sequence GTGCCGACTACACCGTCCTGGTTCACCACAGCGCTCGATCAAAAGCCGGACCACTGCGACGTCGACGTCGACGGTTGCCGCATACACCTGCGCGTCTGGGGCGACGCCGACCAGCCTCCGGTGGTGCTCGTCCACGGCGGCGGGGCGCATTCAGGGTGGTGGGATCACGTCGCGCCGTTCTTCTCCGGCACCCATCGGGTGATCGCACCGGATCTGTCCGGGCATGGCGACAGCCAAGCCCGTGGCAGCTACGACCTGCGCACCTGGGCAACCGAAGTGATGGCGGCAGCGGCGGCCGCGGGACCCGGCGGGCGGCCGACGATCGTCGGCCACAGCATGGGGGGCTGGGTCGTGTCCACGGCGGCGATGCATTACAGCCAGCAGATCAACAGCATGCTGGTGATCGACTCGCCGTTATGGGAGCGTGCGCCGGAGGAAGGACGACTCCGTCGGCGCAATCACAAGCTCTACCGGACGAAAGATGAGATCCTGGCCCGCTTTACGGCCGTGCCCTCGCAGGAGTTGATCCTGCCCTACGTCCGGCAGCACATCGCGGCGGACTCGGTCCGCAAGACCAGCGAAGGGTGGATCTGGAAGTTCGACCCGGCGATCTTCGGCGGCGAGCTTGTCGAGCCGACACCGTCCGATGAGGAATCGCTCGAGACCATGATGACCGCGATACGTTGCCGCGTGGGGTATTTGCGCTGCGAAGCCGGACTGGTGCCCCCCGAGATGGCCGAGCGGATCCGGTCCATGCTGCAGTTGCGTGGCCCCTTCGTGGAGTTGGCCCTGGCCGGCCACCATCCCATGCTGGACCAACCGCTCGCTCTGGTGGCGACCTTGCGGACCCTGCTGGAGTTCTGGTCGATCACCTAG